The following coding sequences are from one Muntiacus reevesi chromosome 17, mMunRee1.1, whole genome shotgun sequence window:
- the LOC136148352 gene encoding spermatogenesis-associated protein 31D4-like: MEFRKWNVLSFLNSPTDPCLSFGSTSLDIDSDLLFLCGLGLLLLFLWYLVGLPCLPTFCKIKGIQKKPEASGERLMGRQSKPETLFRFPVFLMARHEAVMDLGNGCFPIGGQGQQAPAHPCQASRSPFPYSGPGCIFVLPVSCSPLDRHDDTIRFRQLLCPDPFCEVCNNATAEVNWLLFPETLEDSASSMSPLASAAPVADSSLTLPPAFSAVSPGDLLPASLPESSPLPPSILPPSSMTPLADFFSPSPLGHTLALEPFASLDSEFPVDYSSPQPLAFSPLLPHGTQTADPVLPPEATLSLNTILSLDPTLSHDINRISDLSQAMNPTDSFAPPTLSVLPQPDCTLTVTQSKSIAILLTPVPENLPTESPGMLSTYVPKLTGIDHSRLSISDFSWWQAHAKDLIPSTLAQCDFNQEFLALHSSEASFGGDPATNLIEPGNFLSLSPDVLALLERQVQKRSDFLTWKEKEKRKDSFPEQLRPDYQLNSSGIMLESAADKPVHQQPPYPKTLEDQLQQKPTQLFWGLPSLHSESLPSAVPVSSDSSSNFIFNRNSNASTGQESPGLPHPRPLSLPEIQPEPLPQTLPQSQPLPLTQVQFQADPKSPLLVTPPGPLPQIRICGVYFHRPQNESESLSSSEIQQLEWNVLQKQQESLWGLPSVIQRSREDFCPLAPNTSHHRHPQAHVSVSVLPGEFALSNELRKKLEHHLRKRLIQHRWGLPRRIRESVSLMLPPTGFLEASKSESSDGISLISVFKGQSSKQVNVELSQPGSFQERSSEMLQLEKDVVKDQEHSQENDQKDHLLKDPNSSSDKDLGYGSEKNSQIVSFSEKNLRVSAESLQLENVLKVHLSKKFEEINEGRLPGTVHSSWHAIKQTLILSVKSHTEIKERSLPSPVGESYSLNTFQDLTFVDPSAQQMLEAHIKRFRMRMLWGLPSKVLESIHIFKLKDASSQSLSHASFPSSTNAISEADSKSGSSKSFRRSSKSFHGDEVGTTNSAPVLGHSLPATSPVEKGGKRVLRQTHSSVNYGLAEDVQKIKDPRQIRWPVSLCITGRGSHRQTQLADRYPQKPLAKQVGARYEPKYKSVSSSDKEKMQQGKKVEKSEPVSMPKLSREIFRAEELDTLQLKTNDMLTTNKSGSSQITNVNENKVETTVTTESPRPKLPVPQDPKRLSLKEQLFDELKFRLEKREHSQAQGQPTDMSLASDNLTYKASLTPAPGVPGGDTGESQVLHVHVEDRGIRMEQQQEPWVPKHGLQRGQDKNFPPTVKTVSSPGFRAEELGGGDAGLGTSQLRRKSFPPQETVLEETLVSKSSQTLSKKGQPLPEGRIRKRMKHFLQWLYPGEKRKRQEDPQEKGSPIPSTQSRGLAKSRAAVTGSTEAQKIVTNIGKFLEEKLGYRHALDATSSQEDPPSPVHFEQSQQKAGVQVHTEPVRGHPFNSKAPSKVTNTKSCHQEAILAGQSYPPSTRQIRSKKRQPQKAVAFKDEQVCQKHPQSVPHREPVPHASPTHGYQAGQARPAAPATAEGTVFRDLSLLFRQKTLLQNFQGGKRPIQK; encoded by the exons ATGGAATTCAGAAAATGGAATGTTCTCTCATTTTTGAATAGCCCCACTGACCCATGTCTGAGCTTTGGCTCCACCTCCTTGGATATTGACTCTGACCTCCTTTTCCTGTGTGGGCTGGGGCTGCTCCTTCTGTTCCTGTGGTACCTGGTGGGGCTTCCATGTTTACCAACCTTCTGTAAAATCAAAGGCATCCAAAAG AAACCAGAGGCATCTGGGGAGAGGCTCATGGGGAGGCAGTCCAAGCCTGAGACACTTTTCAGATTTCCTGTTTTTCTCATGGCTCGCCATGAAGCCGTGATGGACCTGGGCAATGGGTGTTTCCCCATAGGTGGCCAG GGGCAGCAGGCTCCAGCCCACCCCTGCCAGGCCAGCAGGTCCCCCTTTCCTTATTCTGGTCCTGGTTGCATCTTTGTACTTCCTGTCTCCTGCAGCCCCCTGGACCGGCATGATGATACCATCCGCTTTCGTCAGCTCTTATGTCCAGATCCCTTCTGTGAGGTGTGTAATAATGCAACTGCTGAGGTCAATTGGCTGCTGTTTCCGGAGACCCTGGAAGATTCTGCTTCCTCTATGTCCCCTTTGGCTTCCGCAgctcctgtggctgattcatcaTTGACTCTGCCCCCTGCCTTCTCAGCAGTCTCTCCAGGAGATCTACTACCAGCCTCTCTGCCCGAGTCTTCCCCACTGCCCCCCTCCATTCTTCCACCTAGCTCCATGACCCCCTTAGCTGACTTTTTTTCACCCTCACCACTGGGTCACACTCTGGCATTAGAGCCTTTTGCTTCCTTGGATTCTGAATTCCCAGTAGATTATTCCTCACCCCAACCCCTTGCCTTTTCCCCTCTCCTACCACATGGCACGCAGACAGCAGATCCTGTTCTCCCACCAGAGGCCACTTTGTCTCTGAATACCATCCTTTCCCTTGACCCCACCCTTTCCCATGATATCAACCGCATATCAGATTTGTCCCAAGCAATGAATCCCACTGATTCTTTTGCACCACCAACCCTGTCTGTTTTACCACAGCCAGACTGCACTTTAACTGTCACTCAGTCTAAGTCAATTGCCATCTTACTGACACCTGTTCCTGAGAATTTGCCTACAGAAAGCCCTGGCATGCTGTCCACTTATGTCCCAAAACTCACAGGCATTGATCATTCAAGACTGTCAATTTCGGACTTCTCCTGGTGGCAAGCTCATGCCAAAGACTTAATCCCTTCCACGTTGGCACAATGTGATTTCAATCAAGAGTTTCTTGCCCTCCACTCTTCAGAGGCCTCTTTTGGGGGAGACCCTGCAACCAACCTCATAGAGCCTGGTAATTTCTTAAGTCTCAGCCCTGATGTCCTGGCACTCCTGGAGAGACAAGTACAAAAGAGGAGCGATTTCCTGacatggaaagaaaaggaaaagaggaaagattcTTTTCCAGAACAATTGAGGCCAGACTATCAACTAAATTCCTCAGGGATAATGTTAGAGTCAGCTGCTGATAAGCCTGTGCATCAACAACCTCCATATCCTAAGACCTTGGAGGACCAATTACAGCAAAAACCTACCCAgctcttctggggtctcccaTCTCTACACAGCGAGTCCTTGCCCTCTGCTGTTCCTGTCTCCAGTGACAGTTCCTCAAACTttattttcaatagaaactcaAATGCCTCTACAGGCCAAGAATCCCCAGGACTTCCCCATCCCCGACCTCTGTCCTTGCCTGAGATTCAGCCTGAACCCTTGCCTCAAACTCTGCCGCAATCTCAGCCCCTACCTCTCACTCAGGTCCAGTTCCAAGCTGATCCAAAATCCCCACTCCTGGTCACACCACCTGGCCCTCTACCCCAGATTAGGATCTGTGGAGTGTATTTCCATAGACCTCAGAATGAATCAGAATCTCTCTCCTCAAGTGAAATTCAACAGCTGGAATGGAACGTGTTGCAGAAACAACAGGAAAGTTTGTGGGGTTTGCCCTCTGTGATCCAAAGATCTCGGGAAGACTTTTGTCCTTTAGCTCCTAACACTTCCCACCACCGGCACCCTCAGGCCCATGTTTCAGTCTCCGTCCTTCCTGGGGAGTTTGCTCTCAGCAATGAACTTCGGAAGAAACTAGAGCATCACCTTCGAAAGAGGCTCATTCAACACCGGTGGGGCCTGCCCCGGAGAATCAGAGAGTCTGTGTCACTGATGTTGCCTCCAACTGGTTTTTTAGAGGCATCTAAGTCAGAGAGCAGTGATGGAATCTCACTGATCTCTGTGTTTAAGGGTCAGAGTAGCAAACAAGTAAATGTTGAATTGAGTCAACCTGGAAGCTTCCAAGAGAGAAGCTCGGAAATGCTCCAGCTAGAGAAAGATGTGGTGAAAGATCAGGAACATAGCCAAGAGAATGATCAGAAAGATCACCTGTTAAAAGACCCAAACAGCTCTTCAGATAAGGATCTGGGGTATGGCTCTGAGAAAAACAGTCAGATAGTGAGTTTCTCAGAGAAAAATTTAAGGGTGTCAGCAGAGAGTCTACAACTTGAAAATGTCCTAAAAGTACATTTGAGTAAGAAGTTTGAGGAAATAAATGAGGGTCGACTCCCTGGGACTGTGCATAGTTCATGGCACGCCATCAAGCAAACATTGATTCTTTCTGTGAAATCCCACACcgaaataaaagagagaagctTGCCATCACCAGTGGGTGAGTCCTACTCCCTGAACACCTTCCAGGACCTGACTTTTGTTGATCCCAGCGCACAGCAGATGCTGGAAGCACATATTAAAAGGTTTCGTATGAGGATGTTGTGGGGCCTTCCTTCCAAGGTCCTTGAATCCATacacatttttaaactgaaagatGCCTCATCCCAGTCCTTGTCCCATGCCAGCTTTCCCTCCTCAACCAATGCGATTTCTGAGGCAGACTCCAAATCTGGGAGCTCCAAGTCCTTTAGAAGAAGCTCTAAATCTTTCCATGGAGACGAAGTTGGAACAACCAATTCAGCCCCTGTCCTGGGTCACTCTCTCCCTGCCACCTCACCTgtggagaaaggaggaaagagggtCCTGAGACAAACACACTCTTCTGTCAACTATGGGCTTGCAGAGGATGTTCAGAAAATTAAGGATCCCAGACAGATTCGTTGGCCTGTCTCACTCTGCATCACAGGGAGAGGAAGTCATAGACAGACGCAACTAGCTGATAGATATCCCCAAAAGCCTCTTGCAAAGCAAGTTGGAGCCAGATATGAGCCAAAGTATAAGAGTGTGAGTTCCAGTGATAAAGAAAAAATGCAACAGGGCAAAAAGGTGGAGAAGTCAGAACCTGTTTCTATGCCCAAATTGTCTAGGGAGATATTCAGGGCTGAGGAGCTTGACactcttcaattaaaaactaaTGACATGTTGACAACCAACAAGTCAGGGAGCTCCCAAATAACAAATGTGAATGAGAATAAAGTAGAAACTACTGTGACCACTGAAAGCCCCCGACCCAAACTACCAGTTCCCCAAGATCCTAAACGCTTATCCCTTAAAGAACAACTGTTTGATGAGTTAAAGTTTAGATTGGAGAAGAGGGAGCATAGCCAAGCTCAAGGCCAACCCACGGACATGTCCCTTGCTTCAGATAACTTGACTTACAAGGCCTCACTGACTCCTGCCCCGGGTGTCCCAGGTGGGGACACAGGAGAGTCCCAGGTGCTACATGTCcatgtggaggacagaggaatcaGGATGGAACAGCAGCAGGAACCTTGGGTCCCTAAGCATGGCCTCCAGAGGGGCCAGGATAAGAATTTCCCACCAACTGTGAAGACAGTGAGCTCCCCAGGGTTCAGAGCAGAAGAGCTAGGTGGAGGGGATGCAGGGCTGGGGACATCCCAGCTTAGGAGGAAGAGTTTCCCTCCTCAGGAGACAGTTCTAGAGGAGACGCTTGTGAGCAAGTCTTCCCAGACCCTTTCAAAGAAAGGACAGCCTCTTCCTGAAGGTCgtatcagaaaaagaatgaagcactTTTTGCAGTGGCTGTATCCTGGGGAAAAACGCAAAAGgcaagaagatccccaggaaaaggGCAGCCCCATACCAAGCACACAGAGCAGAGGCCTAGCTAAAAGCAGAGCTGCTGTTACTGGATCAACAGAGGCTCAGAAAATTGTGACAAACATCGGGAAGTTCCTAGAGGAGAAACTGGGCTATCGGCATGCATTAGATGCCACCAGCTCTCAAGAGGAccctccttctccagtgcactTTGAGCAATCTCAACAAAAGGCTGGAGTACAGGTCCACACAGAGCCTGTCCGGGGACATCCTTTCAACTCCAAGGCTCCCTCTAAAGTGACAAATACCAAGTCCTGCCACCAAGAAGCTATCTTGGCTGGCCAGAGCTATCCTCCAAGTACAAGACAGATCAGAAGCAAGAAAAGACAGCCCCAGAAAGCTGTGGCATTTAAGGACGAGCAAGTGTGTCAGAAACATCCCCAATCAGTGCCCCACAGGGAGCCCGTGCCCCACGCAAGCCCCACCCATGGGTATCAAGCTGGCCAGGCCCGTCCAGCTGCGCCCGCCACTGCTGAAGGCACTGTGTTCAGAGATCTGTCTCTACTGTTTAGACAGAAAACACTTCTCCAGAATTTCCAAGGAGGAAAACGTCCCATCCAAAAATAA